One genomic region from Esox lucius isolate fEsoLuc1 chromosome 24, fEsoLuc1.pri, whole genome shotgun sequence encodes:
- the pcolceb gene encoding procollagen C-endopeptidase enhancer b isoform X2 has protein sequence MLSFRLFDLEADPTCRYDYLDVFNGHSQSAQKLGRFCGTFRPGALISTSNTMMLEMVTDSGTAGRGFVAYYQGGKPHVDENQFCGGRLTKEQGSVKTPNWPNADYPAGISCSWHISVEPSNVIEVKFEKLNIEADMYCRYDYVAFFNGGERDDSRRIGKYCGDRVPGSIVTNGNELLVQFVSDLSVTSAGFMAFYNSVPRGSRTPSAGGDTLHGPRVTATPRKPARPTLKPRPGFRTRPTPKPATRPVVRKPVKPLPPRKPTAKPVVRPTPRPKPAKPIPKPAKPIPKPAKPTPKPGAKAMPTRKPSIKAKSKPTLKPGGRPVKTTKKPVVVKPGAKSTAKPGTKPKATAKPGTKPKATAKPGTKPKATAKPGTKPKAGAKTVPTRTKAVTKKPVMSLKPLPVNPLCTQACKRTGTLQSNFCPHDFVVTGKVVLLTPGPRGSVTVEVSLIKAYKSGHLAITKSGPAMSVKLTSTCKRCPGLHKGANYVLMGEVDAAGHGLLSPSSFVLQYKAVHAKALATLSRQPC, from the exons ATGCTCTCCTTCCGCTTGTTTGACCTGGAGGCCGACCCCACCTGTCGCTATGACTACCTGGACGTGTTCAACGGCCACTCGCAGTCGGCGCAGAAGCTGGGCCGTTTCTGCGGAACGTTCCGGCCGGGGGCCCTCATCTCAACCTCTAACACCATGATGCTGGAGATGGTGACCGACAGTGGCACTGCCGGACGGGGGTTTGTGGCCTACTACCAAGGAGGAAAACCACACGTGGACG AGAACCAGTTCTGTGGGGGAAGACTTACAAAGGAGCAGGGTTCTGTCAAGACACCCAACTGGCCCAACGCCGATTACCCAGCTGGAATCAGCTGTTCCTGGCACATCTCCGTGGAGCCCAGCAAC GTGATCGAGGTCAAGTTTGAGAAGTTGAACATAGAGGCGGATATGTACTGTCGCTACGACTACGTGGCGTTTTTCAACGGCGGCGAGAGGGACGACTCACGGCGGATCGGGAAATACTGTGGTGACAGGGTGCCAGG GTCAATTGTGACCAACGGCAATGAGCTCCTGGTGCAGTTTGTGTCTGACCTCAGTGTGACCTCCGCCGGCTTCATGGCCTTCTACAACAGTGTTCCCCGGGGTTCCCGGACCCCCTCCGCCGGGGGAGACACCCTGCATGGGCCTCGGGTCACCGCCACACCCCGGAAACCAGCCCGGCCCACCCTCAAACCCAGGCCAGGCTTCCGGACCAGGCCCACCCCTAAACCAGCCACCAGGCCAGTCGTGAGGAAACCAGTGAAGCCTCTGCCACCGAGGAAACCCACAGCCAAGCCGGTAGTCAGACCCACACCGCGACCTAAACCCGCCAAGCCCATTCCTAAACCCGCCAAGCCCATTCCTAAACCCGCCAAGCCCACTCCTAAACCCGGGGCCAAGGCTATGCCAACCCGTAAACCCAGCATCAAGGCAAAATCCAAGCCCACGCTGAAACCAGGAGGCAGACCGgtgaaaacaacaaagaagCCAGTTGTCGTTAAACCCGGAGCCAAGTCCACAGCCAAACCGGGGACTAAGCCTAAAGCCACAGCCAAACCGGGGACTAAGCCTAAAGCCACAGCCAAACCGGGGACTAAGCCTAAAGCCACAGCCAAACCGGGGACTAAGCCTAAAGCCGGCGCCAAGACTGTGCCGACCCGGACCAAGGCAGTGACTAAGAAGCCTGTCATGAGCTTGAAAC CCCTTCCAGTGAATCCACTGTGCACCCAGGCGTGTAAAAGAACTGGAACACTGCAATCCAACTTCTGCCCTCATGATTTCG TGGTTACGGGGAAGGTGGTGTTGCTGACTCCGGGTCCCAGAGGCAGTGTGACCGTAGAGGTGTCTCTGATCAAGGCCTATAAGAGTGGTCACCTGGCCATCACCAAGTCAGGACCAGCCATGTCTGTTAAACTCACCTCAACCTGCAAGAGATGTCCTGGGCTACACAAAG GGGCAAATTACGTGTTGATGGGTGAAGTGGATGCCGCTGGGCATGGACTTCTCAGCCCCTCCAGCTTCGTCCTCCAGTACAAGGCCGTCCACGCCAAGGCTCTGGCCACTCTCAGCCGCCAACCATGCTGA
- the pcolceb gene encoding procollagen C-endopeptidase enhancer b isoform X1: protein MLHQPSSLSPRLSLLPVLLYSLRSLVQCVSASEWMKWGRMQKHQCVWSVFLFLSLTLRWHGAQSQTTNFTRPVFHCGGHLVTDSGFVGSEGFPSLYKPNSKCTWYITVPEGQVVMLSFRLFDLEADPTCRYDYLDVFNGHSQSAQKLGRFCGTFRPGALISTSNTMMLEMVTDSGTAGRGFVAYYQGGKPHVDENQFCGGRLTKEQGSVKTPNWPNADYPAGISCSWHISVEPSNVIEVKFEKLNIEADMYCRYDYVAFFNGGERDDSRRIGKYCGDRVPGSIVTNGNELLVQFVSDLSVTSAGFMAFYNSVPRGSRTPSAGGDTLHGPRVTATPRKPARPTLKPRPGFRTRPTPKPATRPVVRKPVKPLPPRKPTAKPVVRPTPRPKPAKPIPKPAKPIPKPAKPTPKPGAKAMPTRKPSIKAKSKPTLKPGGRPVKTTKKPVVVKPGAKSTAKPGTKPKATAKPGTKPKATAKPGTKPKATAKPGTKPKAGAKTVPTRTKAVTKKPVMSLKPLPVNPLCTQACKRTGTLQSNFCPHDFVVTGKVVLLTPGPRGSVTVEVSLIKAYKSGHLAITKSGPAMSVKLTSTCKRCPGLHKGANYVLMGEVDAAGHGLLSPSSFVLQYKAVHAKALATLSRQPC, encoded by the exons ATGCTGCACCAACCCTCGTCTCTTTCTCCAcgcctctccctccttcctgtccTCCTCTACTCCCTTCGCTCTCTGGTCCAGTGCGTCTCTGCGTCTGAGTGGATGAAGTGGGGCAGGATGCAGAAACACCAGTGCGTGTGGAGTGTGTTTCTCTTCCTGTCGCTGACACTGAGATGGCATGGGGCTCAGAGCCAGACCACCAACTTCACCAG GCCAGTGTTCCACTGTGGAGGTCACCTGGTGACTGATTCGGGTTTTGTGGGTAGCGAGGGCTTCCCCAGCCTCTACAAACCCAACAGTAAATGCACCTGGTATATTACT gtcccAGAGGGACAAGTGGTCATGCTCTCCTTCCGCTTGTTTGACCTGGAGGCCGACCCCACCTGTCGCTATGACTACCTGGACGTGTTCAACGGCCACTCGCAGTCGGCGCAGAAGCTGGGCCGTTTCTGCGGAACGTTCCGGCCGGGGGCCCTCATCTCAACCTCTAACACCATGATGCTGGAGATGGTGACCGACAGTGGCACTGCCGGACGGGGGTTTGTGGCCTACTACCAAGGAGGAAAACCACACGTGGACG AGAACCAGTTCTGTGGGGGAAGACTTACAAAGGAGCAGGGTTCTGTCAAGACACCCAACTGGCCCAACGCCGATTACCCAGCTGGAATCAGCTGTTCCTGGCACATCTCCGTGGAGCCCAGCAAC GTGATCGAGGTCAAGTTTGAGAAGTTGAACATAGAGGCGGATATGTACTGTCGCTACGACTACGTGGCGTTTTTCAACGGCGGCGAGAGGGACGACTCACGGCGGATCGGGAAATACTGTGGTGACAGGGTGCCAGG GTCAATTGTGACCAACGGCAATGAGCTCCTGGTGCAGTTTGTGTCTGACCTCAGTGTGACCTCCGCCGGCTTCATGGCCTTCTACAACAGTGTTCCCCGGGGTTCCCGGACCCCCTCCGCCGGGGGAGACACCCTGCATGGGCCTCGGGTCACCGCCACACCCCGGAAACCAGCCCGGCCCACCCTCAAACCCAGGCCAGGCTTCCGGACCAGGCCCACCCCTAAACCAGCCACCAGGCCAGTCGTGAGGAAACCAGTGAAGCCTCTGCCACCGAGGAAACCCACAGCCAAGCCGGTAGTCAGACCCACACCGCGACCTAAACCCGCCAAGCCCATTCCTAAACCCGCCAAGCCCATTCCTAAACCCGCCAAGCCCACTCCTAAACCCGGGGCCAAGGCTATGCCAACCCGTAAACCCAGCATCAAGGCAAAATCCAAGCCCACGCTGAAACCAGGAGGCAGACCGgtgaaaacaacaaagaagCCAGTTGTCGTTAAACCCGGAGCCAAGTCCACAGCCAAACCGGGGACTAAGCCTAAAGCCACAGCCAAACCGGGGACTAAGCCTAAAGCCACAGCCAAACCGGGGACTAAGCCTAAAGCCACAGCCAAACCGGGGACTAAGCCTAAAGCCGGCGCCAAGACTGTGCCGACCCGGACCAAGGCAGTGACTAAGAAGCCTGTCATGAGCTTGAAAC CCCTTCCAGTGAATCCACTGTGCACCCAGGCGTGTAAAAGAACTGGAACACTGCAATCCAACTTCTGCCCTCATGATTTCG TGGTTACGGGGAAGGTGGTGTTGCTGACTCCGGGTCCCAGAGGCAGTGTGACCGTAGAGGTGTCTCTGATCAAGGCCTATAAGAGTGGTCACCTGGCCATCACCAAGTCAGGACCAGCCATGTCTGTTAAACTCACCTCAACCTGCAAGAGATGTCCTGGGCTACACAAAG GGGCAAATTACGTGTTGATGGGTGAAGTGGATGCCGCTGGGCATGGACTTCTCAGCCCCTCCAGCTTCGTCCTCCAGTACAAGGCCGTCCACGCCAAGGCTCTGGCCACTCTCAGCCGCCAACCATGCTGA